The Chitinophaga caeni genome segment AGCAGAAAAATATCTCCCGAGCTCGGCAAACGCATCAGCACCTCCGGAGATATCATCGGGCGCTATGAACGCGATGCCATGATGCCTTTCATTGAGGTTATTATTAAAATTGCGGATGTACTGGATATTTCAATTGACTTCCTGGTGGATAAAACAAACCTGGTGCTCGATCAGGCTACGCTTAAAAGACTGGAAGATATTAACGCCCTGGCACCGGATGCAAAACTTATATCGTTGAACATATCGACATGATGATTCGCGACTTTAAAAACAAAACGGCTTATAGTAAATAAAAAGCGCAGCCCACCTGGACTGCGCTTTACTCATATATTTTCAAACTATACTCTGGTTCAAATTCTTCCATTTAAGAACCTAGAATACAATTCACCTATAAAAACCTTACAAAATTCATCTGTAAAGTACAAATGAAGAGCATTTCCTAAATCAAGTTCATGGATCCTCACATTTTCTTGTTTAAAACGACCCAAACTTTCCAAAAGCAATTCCATTTCTGGATTCACTTTACCTCTATCTTTATACCCCTCATATCGAAACTTATAAAGTTCAAGTATTTTTTCTCTATTATATGCCCCTGTATCTTTGTACTGAACATTTTCAGCGTAAGGCAACGCCTTACCATAGTGAGATTTGTAAAAATCTTTAAACTGAATAAAATCCATAATAAATTAATCTTTCTTGACTTTTTCTACTGATGCTCCAGTTACAATTCCAGGTATTAGTACCTCTCCTTCATATTCATACATTTCGGTCTGAGATGTGGGAGAACGTAATAGCCGAGAGATTTTAAATCTTCTGGATAAAACAACCTCGTTAGAATAATTCTTGCCGCGAGCAAATTCTTGCTTAGCAATGCGTTTGATCTTGCAGTAAACTGTCCAGTCGATGTTCGTGATTTTGCCGGCAATGTCGCTTACAATATTACCGATTTTATCGTAATTGTAGTTGTCTGCGGAGCTTTGATTGTCGATATCTTCCGTGTATTGATTATCGGCAATGGCATCCAGCACCTACTGCAACCTATTGTGGAGCAATTTTCCTTCTGAGTCGTAACGGTAAAAGAAAGAAATCTAATAGTATCATATTCCTCGCTTCAAGATAATTACGGCCGGAGATGAAACCAAACGGGGTTTTCTATACAGACAACAAAGGTGTTT includes the following:
- a CDS encoding helix-turn-helix domain-containing protein, whose translation is MAHTSCYCASRKISPELGKRISTSGDIIGRYERDAMMPFIEVIIKIADVLDISIDFLVDKTNLVLDQATLKRLEDINALAPDAKLISLNIST